The Coregonus clupeaformis isolate EN_2021a chromosome 13, ASM2061545v1, whole genome shotgun sequence genome includes a region encoding these proteins:
- the LOC121579535 gene encoding zinc finger protein 541 isoform X2 — MVKQQMLKTDECTKGCLPPLSSSEDFTIDDVDVLNPPLPSSHPFHPEPWMRCEPNRNMESENSSSPVIVGESPLLEPFSLTVPIRSSPYECTLCHKMFGTANTLNKHLQTHQQERPHVCPICQQAFKRHDHLNGHMLTHQKRKQFRCAEPGCQKSFCDSHSLKRHYISQHGLPFIPPMSQSPPHLTHPAHSAATKWESVDSAAYLAGSTAHSNYHPMFLTQPKPTLDTQQKVADYSGFFSFNGYKGFAPPSGLQLNNYSEQNISQSMPILVLDTWMQRSDKSPRCPGELHPPQWAPEPSNISTATIPSLPPGVDGPSPHGWESVDDFPVSDLQVLEEMLSSHPCSEVGNGECLLKPASPEKSYSPSKQEQSTYGQMNSEGKPQVNTQLHSFEPTASSDSSVTSTSFPNTVFIHSSSSLPNKPNPVPPIPPPPAIVLPCLYSVLKSDTCNTKTDSKRKRERRKKMRAVDLPAPPLSIPRPTSLLAPRRPRPRPHYLVSPSQVAMASFSSDSNPCQTFQGRTISVPGEGQECSDRILPSSHQTEHSNKAKSSSGPYAPCIKMEPYSPEPGERGPQTLRSPSRTEHMPLSPLVIPVSVPVSVETDPDSPSSLNAENPQNGSGRSKRSRRLDFMKTLIIPPPMLPQPSQRRLLGEEGGGAPWCRAAGGYPSQLRSPMYLADHLLNPSFQPPPYTPPPMLSPLRPGTGLYFSTLPWLHPGPPPPSSYTASLDGADGISLMMDDTVVNIEPRINVGQRFQAEIPPIRNLLLMLYDEHPAQLVWAPWGDISSNMETQRGVTELMDLCCSSILPGGGTNTELALHCLHEVQGDILAALDLLLVRGDFRSSTHPLSDYHYPGSDDWSPQEKKLFRKALLTHEKDFQLIHSVLQTKSVSQCVEYYYAMKKLKKFKQRSRGSDKKEAVGEEPMESPGCYEDNHVGRRGPRRTLTKPGNRTKGVQEEQTTTGGALEYICRECGRVFDKVKSRSAHMKTHRQQEREWLTKYVCPMGCPADNPHEGDPGQDSDKVPLLYCTRGILYK, encoded by the exons ATGGTGAAGCAACAGATGTTGAAGACTGATGAATGTACCAAGGGGTGTTTGCCCCCTCTTTCTAGCAGTGAAGACTTCACTATTGATGATGTTGATGTCCTCAACCCACCACTGCCCTCCTCGCACCCATTTCACCCAGAGCCTTGGATGCGATGTGAGCCAAATAGAAACATGGAGAGTG AAAACTCCTCTAGTCCTGTCATCGTGGGAGAGAGCCCTCTGTTGGAGCCATTTTCATTGACAGTACCTATCAGGTCTTCACCTTATGAGTGTACACTCTGCCATAAGATGTTTGGAACAGCCAACACACTCAACAAACATCTACAGACCCACCAACAGGAAAGACCACATGTTTGCCCCATCTGCCAACAAGCATTTAAACGTCATGATCACCT CAATGGCCACATGTTGACCCATCAGAAACGCAAGCAGTTCCGATGTGCTGAACCTGGGTGCCAGAAGAGCTTTTGTGATTCTCACTCCCTGAAGCGCCACTATATCTCTCAGCATGGTCTCCCTTTCATCCCTCCCATGTCCCAAAGCCCCCCTCATCTAACCCACCCAGCCCACTCTGCTGCTACCAAGTGGGAGTCTGTGGATAGTGCTGCATATTTGGCGGGTTCAACAGCTCACTCTAATTACCACCCCATGTTCCTGACCCAACCCAAACCTACATTAGACACTCAACAGAAGGTTGCTGATTACTCTGGCTTTTTCAGCTTCAACGGTTACAAAGGATTTGCTCCTCCAAGTGGCCTACAACTGAACAACTACTCAGAGCAGAACATCTCTCAGTCAATGCCTATCTTAGTCCTGGACACGTGGATGCAGCGGTCTGACAAAAGTCCCAGGTGCCCAGGTGAATTACATCCACCCCAGTGGGCCCCTGAGCCTAGTAACATCAGCACTGCTACGATACCATCACTACCTCCTGGAGTGGATGGCCCAAGTCCTCATGGATGGGAGAGTGTAGATGACTTCCCTGTGTCTGACCTCCAAGTGCTTGAAGAAATGTTGTCCTCTCATCCCTGTAGTGAGGTTGGTAACGGGGAGTGTTTATTGAAGCCAGCGTCCCCAGAGAAGAGCTACTCTCCGTCCAAGCAGGAGCAGTCGACTTATGGCCAGATGAACTCGGAAGGGAAACCCCAAGTTAACACTCAGCTTCATTCTTTTGAACCAACAGCAAGCTCCGATTCCAGTGTAACATCTACATCGTTTCCCAACACTGTTTTCATCCACTCAAGCTCAAGTCTTCCAAACAAGCCCAACCCAGTCCCACCtatcccaccaccaccagccaTTGTCCTACCCTGCCTCTACAGTGTGCTGAAGTCAGATACTTGTAATACAAAGACCGACAGTaagcggaagagagagaggaggaagaagatgaGGGCTGTAGATCTTCCCGCTCCACCTCTATCCATACCTCGCCCCACCTCTCTCCTGGCTCCCCGACGTCCCCGCCCTCGACCACACTACCTAGTCTCCCCAAGCCAGGTGGCTATGGCCTCTTTCAGCTCAGACAGCAACCCTTGTCAGACCTTCCAG GGAAGAACTATCAGTGTGCCAGGAGAGGGACAAGAGTGTAGTGACAG GATATTACCTAGCTCTCACCAGACAGAACACAGCAACAAGGCCAAGTCCTCAAGTGGACCATATGCACCCTGTATTAAAATGGAACCTTACTCTCCAGAG cctggagagagaggaccacAGACTCTGAGGTCGCCATCTAGAACAGAACACATGCCTCTGTCTCCTTTGGTCATACCTGTTTCAGTTCCAGTCTCTGTGGAGACTGACCCTGACAGTCCTTCGTCACTCAAT GCGGAGAACCCTCAGAATGGTTCAGGGAGGTCAAAGAGGAGCCGGCGTCTTGACTTCATGAAGACTCTGATCATCCCTCCTCCCATGCTCCCACAGCCATCCCAACGGAGGCTCctaggagaggagggtgggggtgCTCCCTGGTGTCGTGCAGCAGGCGGCTACCCCAGTCAGCTACGCTCCCCCATGTACCTGGCAGACCACCTGCTCAACCCCAGCTTCCAGCCTCCTCCCTACACACCCCCACCCATGCTGAGCCCCCTACGCCCAGGGACCGGCCTGTACTTCAGCACACTGCCTTGGCTTCACCCCGGTCCTCCCCCTCCCAGCAGCTACACCGCCTCTTTGG ATGGAGCTGATGGAATCTCCTTGATGATGGACGACACAGTGGTCAACATAGAGCC GAGAATCAACGTGGGCCAACGTTTCCAGGCTGAGATCCCACCCATACGTAACCTGCTTCTAATGTTATATGATGAGCACCCTGCCCAGCTTGTCTGGGCTCCATGGGGAGACATATCCAGCAACATGGAAACACAAAGAGGGG TGACTGAACTGATGGACTTGTGCTGTTCCAGCATACTGCCAGGAGGGGGCACCAACACAGAGCTGGCCCTCCACTGTCTGCATGAGGTGCAGGGAGACATTCTG GCTGCACTGGATTTACTGTTAGTCAGGGGAGACTTCCGTTCCTCAACACACCCTTTGAGTGACTATCACTACCCAG GGTCAGATGATTGGAGTCCTCAAGAGAAGAAACTATTTCGTAAAGCGCTGCTCACCCATGAGAAGGACTTCCAGCTTATTCACAGTGTG TTACAGACTAAGTCCGTCTCCCAGTGTGTGGAGTACTACTATGCCATGAAGAAGCTCAAGAAATTCAAGCAACGCAGCCGAGGATCAGACAAAAAGGAAGCAGTTGGTGAAGAGCCT ATGGAGTCACCTGGCTGTTATGAGGACAACCATGTGGGACGGAGAGGGCCCAGGAGGACACTTACTAAACCAGGGAACAGGACTAAAGGGGTACAGGAGGAGCAGACTACCACAGGAGGTGCTTTGGAGTACATCTGTCGAGAGTGTGGGCG GGTATTTGACAAGGTGAAGAGTCGTAGTGCTCATATGAAGACCCACCGGCAGCAGGAGAGGGAGTGGCTGACCAAGTATGTCTGTCCTATGGGCTGCCCTGCAGACAACCCTCATGAAGGAGATCCAGGTCAGGACTCTGACAAGGTGCCTTTACTCTACTGTACCAGAGGGATcctctataaataa
- the LOC121579535 gene encoding zinc finger protein 541 isoform X4: MVKQQMLKTDECTKGCLPPLSSSEDFTIDDVDVLNPPLPSSHPFHPEPWMRCEPNRNMESENSSSPVIVGESPLLEPFSLTVPIRSSPYECTLCHKMFGTANTLNKHLQTHQQERPHVCPICQQAFKRHDHLNGHMLTHQKRKQFRCAEPGCQKSFCDSHSLKRHYISQHGLPFIPPMSQSPPHLTHPAHSAATKWESVDSAAYLAGSTAHSNYHPMFLTQPKPTLDTQQKVADYSGFFSFNGYKGFAPPSGLQLNNYSEQNISQSMPILVLDTWMQRSDKSPRCPGELHPPQWAPEPSNISTATIPSLPPGVDGPSPHGWESVDDFPVSDLQVLEEMLSSHPCSEVGNGECLLKPASPEKSYSPSKQEQSTYGQMNSEGKPQVNTQLHSFEPTASSDSSVTSTSFPNTVFIHSSSSLPNKPNPVPPIPPPPAIVLPCLYSVLKSDTCNTKTDSKRKRERRKKMRAVDLPAPPLSIPRPTSLLAPRRPRPRPHYLVSPSQVAMASFSSDSNPCQTFQGRTISVPGEGQECSDRILPSSHQTEHSNKAKSSSGPYAPCIKMEPYSPEPGERGPQTLRSPSRTEHMPLSPLVIPVSVPVSVETDPDSPSSLNAENPQNGSGRSKRSRRLDFMKTLIIPPPMLPQPSQRRLLGEEGGGAPWCRAAGGYPSQLRSPMYLADHLLNPSFQPPPYTPPPMLSPLRPGTGLYFSTLPWLHPGPPPPSSYTASLDGADGISLMMDDTVVNIEPRINVGQRFQAEIPPIRNLLLMLYDEHPAQLVWAPWGDISSNMETQRGVTELMDLCCSSILPGGGTNTELALHCLHEVQGDILAALDLLLVRGDFRSSTHPLSDYHYPGSDDWSPQEKKLFRKALLTHEKDFQLIHSVQMESPGCYEDNHVGRRGPRRTLTKPGNRTKGVQEEQTTTGGALEYICRECGRVFDKVKSRSAHMKTHRQQEREWLTKYVCPMGCPADNPHEGDPGQDSDKVPLLYCTRGILYK; encoded by the exons ATGGTGAAGCAACAGATGTTGAAGACTGATGAATGTACCAAGGGGTGTTTGCCCCCTCTTTCTAGCAGTGAAGACTTCACTATTGATGATGTTGATGTCCTCAACCCACCACTGCCCTCCTCGCACCCATTTCACCCAGAGCCTTGGATGCGATGTGAGCCAAATAGAAACATGGAGAGTG AAAACTCCTCTAGTCCTGTCATCGTGGGAGAGAGCCCTCTGTTGGAGCCATTTTCATTGACAGTACCTATCAGGTCTTCACCTTATGAGTGTACACTCTGCCATAAGATGTTTGGAACAGCCAACACACTCAACAAACATCTACAGACCCACCAACAGGAAAGACCACATGTTTGCCCCATCTGCCAACAAGCATTTAAACGTCATGATCACCT CAATGGCCACATGTTGACCCATCAGAAACGCAAGCAGTTCCGATGTGCTGAACCTGGGTGCCAGAAGAGCTTTTGTGATTCTCACTCCCTGAAGCGCCACTATATCTCTCAGCATGGTCTCCCTTTCATCCCTCCCATGTCCCAAAGCCCCCCTCATCTAACCCACCCAGCCCACTCTGCTGCTACCAAGTGGGAGTCTGTGGATAGTGCTGCATATTTGGCGGGTTCAACAGCTCACTCTAATTACCACCCCATGTTCCTGACCCAACCCAAACCTACATTAGACACTCAACAGAAGGTTGCTGATTACTCTGGCTTTTTCAGCTTCAACGGTTACAAAGGATTTGCTCCTCCAAGTGGCCTACAACTGAACAACTACTCAGAGCAGAACATCTCTCAGTCAATGCCTATCTTAGTCCTGGACACGTGGATGCAGCGGTCTGACAAAAGTCCCAGGTGCCCAGGTGAATTACATCCACCCCAGTGGGCCCCTGAGCCTAGTAACATCAGCACTGCTACGATACCATCACTACCTCCTGGAGTGGATGGCCCAAGTCCTCATGGATGGGAGAGTGTAGATGACTTCCCTGTGTCTGACCTCCAAGTGCTTGAAGAAATGTTGTCCTCTCATCCCTGTAGTGAGGTTGGTAACGGGGAGTGTTTATTGAAGCCAGCGTCCCCAGAGAAGAGCTACTCTCCGTCCAAGCAGGAGCAGTCGACTTATGGCCAGATGAACTCGGAAGGGAAACCCCAAGTTAACACTCAGCTTCATTCTTTTGAACCAACAGCAAGCTCCGATTCCAGTGTAACATCTACATCGTTTCCCAACACTGTTTTCATCCACTCAAGCTCAAGTCTTCCAAACAAGCCCAACCCAGTCCCACCtatcccaccaccaccagccaTTGTCCTACCCTGCCTCTACAGTGTGCTGAAGTCAGATACTTGTAATACAAAGACCGACAGTaagcggaagagagagaggaggaagaagatgaGGGCTGTAGATCTTCCCGCTCCACCTCTATCCATACCTCGCCCCACCTCTCTCCTGGCTCCCCGACGTCCCCGCCCTCGACCACACTACCTAGTCTCCCCAAGCCAGGTGGCTATGGCCTCTTTCAGCTCAGACAGCAACCCTTGTCAGACCTTCCAG GGAAGAACTATCAGTGTGCCAGGAGAGGGACAAGAGTGTAGTGACAG GATATTACCTAGCTCTCACCAGACAGAACACAGCAACAAGGCCAAGTCCTCAAGTGGACCATATGCACCCTGTATTAAAATGGAACCTTACTCTCCAGAG cctggagagagaggaccacAGACTCTGAGGTCGCCATCTAGAACAGAACACATGCCTCTGTCTCCTTTGGTCATACCTGTTTCAGTTCCAGTCTCTGTGGAGACTGACCCTGACAGTCCTTCGTCACTCAAT GCGGAGAACCCTCAGAATGGTTCAGGGAGGTCAAAGAGGAGCCGGCGTCTTGACTTCATGAAGACTCTGATCATCCCTCCTCCCATGCTCCCACAGCCATCCCAACGGAGGCTCctaggagaggagggtgggggtgCTCCCTGGTGTCGTGCAGCAGGCGGCTACCCCAGTCAGCTACGCTCCCCCATGTACCTGGCAGACCACCTGCTCAACCCCAGCTTCCAGCCTCCTCCCTACACACCCCCACCCATGCTGAGCCCCCTACGCCCAGGGACCGGCCTGTACTTCAGCACACTGCCTTGGCTTCACCCCGGTCCTCCCCCTCCCAGCAGCTACACCGCCTCTTTGG ATGGAGCTGATGGAATCTCCTTGATGATGGACGACACAGTGGTCAACATAGAGCC GAGAATCAACGTGGGCCAACGTTTCCAGGCTGAGATCCCACCCATACGTAACCTGCTTCTAATGTTATATGATGAGCACCCTGCCCAGCTTGTCTGGGCTCCATGGGGAGACATATCCAGCAACATGGAAACACAAAGAGGGG TGACTGAACTGATGGACTTGTGCTGTTCCAGCATACTGCCAGGAGGGGGCACCAACACAGAGCTGGCCCTCCACTGTCTGCATGAGGTGCAGGGAGACATTCTG GCTGCACTGGATTTACTGTTAGTCAGGGGAGACTTCCGTTCCTCAACACACCCTTTGAGTGACTATCACTACCCAG GGTCAGATGATTGGAGTCCTCAAGAGAAGAAACTATTTCGTAAAGCGCTGCTCACCCATGAGAAGGACTTCCAGCTTATTCACAGTGTG CAGATGGAGTCACCTGGCTGTTATGAGGACAACCATGTGGGACGGAGAGGGCCCAGGAGGACACTTACTAAACCAGGGAACAGGACTAAAGGGGTACAGGAGGAGCAGACTACCACAGGAGGTGCTTTGGAGTACATCTGTCGAGAGTGTGGGCG GGTATTTGACAAGGTGAAGAGTCGTAGTGCTCATATGAAGACCCACCGGCAGCAGGAGAGGGAGTGGCTGACCAAGTATGTCTGTCCTATGGGCTGCCCTGCAGACAACCCTCATGAAGGAGATCCAGGTCAGGACTCTGACAAGGTGCCTTTACTCTACTGTACCAGAGGGATcctctataaataa
- the LOC121579535 gene encoding zinc finger protein 541 isoform X1: MVKQQMLKTDECTKGCLPPLSSSEDFTIDDVDVLNPPLPSSHPFHPEPWMRCEPNRNMESENSSSPVIVGESPLLEPFSLTVPIRSSPYECTLCHKMFGTANTLNKHLQTHQQERPHVCPICQQAFKRHDHLNGHMLTHQKRKQFRCAEPGCQKSFCDSHSLKRHYISQHGLPFIPPMSQSPPHLTHPAHSAATKWESVDSAAYLAGSTAHSNYHPMFLTQPKPTLDTQQKVADYSGFFSFNGYKGFAPPSGLQLNNYSEQNISQSMPILVLDTWMQRSDKSPRCPGELHPPQWAPEPSNISTATIPSLPPGVDGPSPHGWESVDDFPVSDLQVLEEMLSSHPCSEVGNGECLLKPASPEKSYSPSKQEQSTYGQMNSEGKPQVNTQLHSFEPTASSDSSVTSTSFPNTVFIHSSSSLPNKPNPVPPIPPPPAIVLPCLYSVLKSDTCNTKTDSKRKRERRKKMRAVDLPAPPLSIPRPTSLLAPRRPRPRPHYLVSPSQVAMASFSSDSNPCQTFQGRTISVPGEGQECSDRILPSSHQTEHSNKAKSSSGPYAPCIKMEPYSPEPGERGPQTLRSPSRTEHMPLSPLVIPVSVPVSVETDPDSPSSLNAENPQNGSGRSKRSRRLDFMKTLIIPPPMLPQPSQRRLLGEEGGGAPWCRAAGGYPSQLRSPMYLADHLLNPSFQPPPYTPPPMLSPLRPGTGLYFSTLPWLHPGPPPPSSYTASLDGADGISLMMDDTVVNIEPRINVGQRFQAEIPPIRNLLLMLYDEHPAQLVWAPWGDISSNMETQRGVTELMDLCCSSILPGGGTNTELALHCLHEVQGDILAALDLLLVRGDFRSSTHPLSDYHYPGSDDWSPQEKKLFRKALLTHEKDFQLIHSVLQTKSVSQCVEYYYAMKKLKKFKQRSRGSDKKEAVGEEPQMESPGCYEDNHVGRRGPRRTLTKPGNRTKGVQEEQTTTGGALEYICRECGRVFDKVKSRSAHMKTHRQQEREWLTKYVCPMGCPADNPHEGDPGQDSDKVPLLYCTRGILYK; encoded by the exons ATGGTGAAGCAACAGATGTTGAAGACTGATGAATGTACCAAGGGGTGTTTGCCCCCTCTTTCTAGCAGTGAAGACTTCACTATTGATGATGTTGATGTCCTCAACCCACCACTGCCCTCCTCGCACCCATTTCACCCAGAGCCTTGGATGCGATGTGAGCCAAATAGAAACATGGAGAGTG AAAACTCCTCTAGTCCTGTCATCGTGGGAGAGAGCCCTCTGTTGGAGCCATTTTCATTGACAGTACCTATCAGGTCTTCACCTTATGAGTGTACACTCTGCCATAAGATGTTTGGAACAGCCAACACACTCAACAAACATCTACAGACCCACCAACAGGAAAGACCACATGTTTGCCCCATCTGCCAACAAGCATTTAAACGTCATGATCACCT CAATGGCCACATGTTGACCCATCAGAAACGCAAGCAGTTCCGATGTGCTGAACCTGGGTGCCAGAAGAGCTTTTGTGATTCTCACTCCCTGAAGCGCCACTATATCTCTCAGCATGGTCTCCCTTTCATCCCTCCCATGTCCCAAAGCCCCCCTCATCTAACCCACCCAGCCCACTCTGCTGCTACCAAGTGGGAGTCTGTGGATAGTGCTGCATATTTGGCGGGTTCAACAGCTCACTCTAATTACCACCCCATGTTCCTGACCCAACCCAAACCTACATTAGACACTCAACAGAAGGTTGCTGATTACTCTGGCTTTTTCAGCTTCAACGGTTACAAAGGATTTGCTCCTCCAAGTGGCCTACAACTGAACAACTACTCAGAGCAGAACATCTCTCAGTCAATGCCTATCTTAGTCCTGGACACGTGGATGCAGCGGTCTGACAAAAGTCCCAGGTGCCCAGGTGAATTACATCCACCCCAGTGGGCCCCTGAGCCTAGTAACATCAGCACTGCTACGATACCATCACTACCTCCTGGAGTGGATGGCCCAAGTCCTCATGGATGGGAGAGTGTAGATGACTTCCCTGTGTCTGACCTCCAAGTGCTTGAAGAAATGTTGTCCTCTCATCCCTGTAGTGAGGTTGGTAACGGGGAGTGTTTATTGAAGCCAGCGTCCCCAGAGAAGAGCTACTCTCCGTCCAAGCAGGAGCAGTCGACTTATGGCCAGATGAACTCGGAAGGGAAACCCCAAGTTAACACTCAGCTTCATTCTTTTGAACCAACAGCAAGCTCCGATTCCAGTGTAACATCTACATCGTTTCCCAACACTGTTTTCATCCACTCAAGCTCAAGTCTTCCAAACAAGCCCAACCCAGTCCCACCtatcccaccaccaccagccaTTGTCCTACCCTGCCTCTACAGTGTGCTGAAGTCAGATACTTGTAATACAAAGACCGACAGTaagcggaagagagagaggaggaagaagatgaGGGCTGTAGATCTTCCCGCTCCACCTCTATCCATACCTCGCCCCACCTCTCTCCTGGCTCCCCGACGTCCCCGCCCTCGACCACACTACCTAGTCTCCCCAAGCCAGGTGGCTATGGCCTCTTTCAGCTCAGACAGCAACCCTTGTCAGACCTTCCAG GGAAGAACTATCAGTGTGCCAGGAGAGGGACAAGAGTGTAGTGACAG GATATTACCTAGCTCTCACCAGACAGAACACAGCAACAAGGCCAAGTCCTCAAGTGGACCATATGCACCCTGTATTAAAATGGAACCTTACTCTCCAGAG cctggagagagaggaccacAGACTCTGAGGTCGCCATCTAGAACAGAACACATGCCTCTGTCTCCTTTGGTCATACCTGTTTCAGTTCCAGTCTCTGTGGAGACTGACCCTGACAGTCCTTCGTCACTCAAT GCGGAGAACCCTCAGAATGGTTCAGGGAGGTCAAAGAGGAGCCGGCGTCTTGACTTCATGAAGACTCTGATCATCCCTCCTCCCATGCTCCCACAGCCATCCCAACGGAGGCTCctaggagaggagggtgggggtgCTCCCTGGTGTCGTGCAGCAGGCGGCTACCCCAGTCAGCTACGCTCCCCCATGTACCTGGCAGACCACCTGCTCAACCCCAGCTTCCAGCCTCCTCCCTACACACCCCCACCCATGCTGAGCCCCCTACGCCCAGGGACCGGCCTGTACTTCAGCACACTGCCTTGGCTTCACCCCGGTCCTCCCCCTCCCAGCAGCTACACCGCCTCTTTGG ATGGAGCTGATGGAATCTCCTTGATGATGGACGACACAGTGGTCAACATAGAGCC GAGAATCAACGTGGGCCAACGTTTCCAGGCTGAGATCCCACCCATACGTAACCTGCTTCTAATGTTATATGATGAGCACCCTGCCCAGCTTGTCTGGGCTCCATGGGGAGACATATCCAGCAACATGGAAACACAAAGAGGGG TGACTGAACTGATGGACTTGTGCTGTTCCAGCATACTGCCAGGAGGGGGCACCAACACAGAGCTGGCCCTCCACTGTCTGCATGAGGTGCAGGGAGACATTCTG GCTGCACTGGATTTACTGTTAGTCAGGGGAGACTTCCGTTCCTCAACACACCCTTTGAGTGACTATCACTACCCAG GGTCAGATGATTGGAGTCCTCAAGAGAAGAAACTATTTCGTAAAGCGCTGCTCACCCATGAGAAGGACTTCCAGCTTATTCACAGTGTG TTACAGACTAAGTCCGTCTCCCAGTGTGTGGAGTACTACTATGCCATGAAGAAGCTCAAGAAATTCAAGCAACGCAGCCGAGGATCAGACAAAAAGGAAGCAGTTGGTGAAGAGCCT CAGATGGAGTCACCTGGCTGTTATGAGGACAACCATGTGGGACGGAGAGGGCCCAGGAGGACACTTACTAAACCAGGGAACAGGACTAAAGGGGTACAGGAGGAGCAGACTACCACAGGAGGTGCTTTGGAGTACATCTGTCGAGAGTGTGGGCG GGTATTTGACAAGGTGAAGAGTCGTAGTGCTCATATGAAGACCCACCGGCAGCAGGAGAGGGAGTGGCTGACCAAGTATGTCTGTCCTATGGGCTGCCCTGCAGACAACCCTCATGAAGGAGATCCAGGTCAGGACTCTGACAAGGTGCCTTTACTCTACTGTACCAGAGGGATcctctataaataa